Proteins from a single region of Leuconostoc gasicomitatum LMG 18811:
- a CDS encoding ATP-binding cassette domain-containing protein — MLKVNHIAKSFKGKSVLNNVSFEVNEGQLVHISGANGSGKSTLFKIIAKVLLPDSGAITIIESAKIGALIENPGFLEFETGLANLRFLAKLNHNYDEKKVCELMERFALDPNNRQPVSKYSVGMRQKLGIIQAVMEDQSIILLDEPTRGLDTDSIDQFIDLLKILQAKNKLVIVASHDYIEGIKYDTLFTLKNGTLSYG; from the coding sequence ATGCTTAAAGTTAATCATATTGCAAAATCATTTAAAGGCAAATCAGTATTAAATAATGTTTCTTTCGAGGTTAATGAGGGACAATTAGTACATATTTCTGGTGCCAATGGCTCTGGTAAATCTACGTTATTTAAAATAATTGCTAAAGTACTTTTACCCGATTCTGGGGCTATCACAATAATCGAATCAGCAAAAATAGGTGCACTGATTGAAAATCCTGGTTTTTTAGAATTTGAAACTGGTTTAGCTAATCTTCGATTTTTGGCTAAACTAAATCATAACTATGATGAAAAAAAAGTGTGTGAGCTAATGGAAAGGTTTGCGTTGGATCCTAATAATAGGCAGCCGGTTTCAAAATATTCGGTGGGTATGCGACAAAAATTAGGAATTATACAAGCAGTTATGGAAGATCAAAGTATTATTTTGCTTGATGAGCCTACAAGAGGTCTTGATACAGATAGTATTGACCAATTTATTGATTTATTAAAAATTTTGCAAGCTAAGAACAAACTTGTTATTGTCGCTAGTCATGATTACATTGAGGGCATCAAGTATGATACCTTGTTTACTCTAAAAAATGGCACGCTGTCTTATGGCTAG